One window of the Hyphomicrobiales bacterium genome contains the following:
- a CDS encoding Hpt domain-containing protein produces the protein MTTAGVNEVLAEVRSVAVLDFGHLARYTLGNRNLEDEILALFLTETERLVAGLGQAADGTAWKAAAHGIKGSARGVGAFAIGEIAAHCEAAGRPGNDAHRAALIEWLHTELERVRRAIAAR, from the coding sequence ATGACCACGGCTGGGGTGAACGAGGTGCTTGCGGAGGTCCGTTCCGTGGCCGTGCTCGATTTCGGGCACCTTGCACGCTACACACTCGGAAATCGCAATCTCGAGGACGAGATCCTCGCGCTCTTCCTGACGGAGACCGAGCGCCTCGTCGCGGGCCTGGGGCAAGCCGCCGATGGAACCGCCTGGAAGGCCGCCGCGCACGGCATCAAGGGTTCCGCGCGGGGGGTCGGCGCCTTCGCCATCGGCGAGATTGCCGCACACTGCGAGGCCGCTGGCCGGCCGGGTAATGACGCGCATCGCGCGGCGCTGATCGAATGGCTGCATACGGAGCTGGAGCGCGTTCGCCGGGCGATCGCGGCGCGTTGA
- a CDS encoding DUF2793 domain-containing protein: MDITPNLRLPFILEAQAQKHVTHNEAIRALDALVQIAVLDRDLTAPPLAPDDGDRYIAAAGATGDWSGKETEIAAWQDGAWAFYSPQPGWLAWIEDEASLLVFDGAAWAPATAVSGGASLNPATGGLVGINATADATNRLAVASAASLFNHAGTGGHQQKINKAIATDTASVLYQTGFSGRAEMGTTGDDDFHFKVSPDGSTWHEAILIDKDTGTVTFPNTTIGGGGGAYRGALVQLSASESIPNNTFTVVPWDAEAYDTDAIWSAGNPSRLTVPSGVTKIQILGHCAWNSNATGGRAARLSKNGNSMTEYSAFANDSANASGVHGAPVLGPIIEVTGGDYFEIEVFQSSGGNLDLQGPHRGTWAMMIIWE, translated from the coding sequence ATGGACATCACACCCAACCTGAGGTTGCCCTTCATACTCGAAGCGCAGGCCCAAAAGCACGTCACGCACAACGAGGCCATCCGCGCCCTCGATGCCCTCGTCCAAATCGCCGTGCTCGACCGAGACCTTACCGCGCCACCGCTCGCTCCCGACGACGGCGATCGCTACATCGCCGCGGCAGGCGCCACGGGCGACTGGAGCGGAAAAGAGACCGAGATCGCCGCCTGGCAGGATGGCGCATGGGCCTTCTATTCCCCGCAACCCGGCTGGCTGGCCTGGATCGAGGACGAAGCGAGCCTGCTCGTCTTCGACGGCGCCGCTTGGGCTCCAGCCACTGCGGTTAGCGGCGGTGCCTCGCTCAATCCCGCGACCGGCGGGCTCGTCGGCATCAACGCCACGGCGGACGCGACCAACCGGCTCGCGGTCGCATCGGCGGCTTCGTTGTTCAACCACGCGGGCACGGGTGGCCACCAGCAGAAGATCAACAAGGCGATCGCCACCGACACCGCCTCGGTGCTCTATCAGACCGGCTTTTCCGGCCGCGCCGAGATGGGCACAACGGGTGACGACGACTTCCACTTCAAGGTCTCGCCGGACGGAAGCACCTGGCACGAAGCCATCCTCATCGACAAGGACACCGGCACCGTCACGTTCCCAAACACGACCATCGGCGGCGGCGGCGGGGCCTATCGCGGCGCGCTGGTGCAGCTCTCGGCCAGCGAGAGCATCCCGAACAACACCTTCACGGTCGTGCCCTGGGACGCGGAGGCCTACGACACGGATGCGATCTGGAGCGCGGGAAACCCCTCGCGGCTAACCGTGCCCTCGGGCGTCACCAAGATCCAGATCCTCGGCCACTGCGCCTGGAATTCGAACGCGACCGGCGGACGCGCCGCGCGGCTCTCCAAGAACGGCAACTCGATGACCGAATACAGCGCCTTCGCCAACGACAGCGCGAACGCCAGCGGTGTGCATGGCGCGCCGGTGCTCGGGCCGATCATCGAGGTGACGGGCGGAGACTATTTCGAGATCGAGGTGTTCCAGTCGAGCGGAGGCAATCTCGATCTCCAGGGGCCGCACCGCGGCACCTGGGCCATGATGATCATCTGGGAGTGA
- a CDS encoding glycosyltransferase produces MRLLVVTDAWRPQVNGVVRTYERLAVELPGLGVEADFITPQRYRTVPMPTYPEIRLALATPWSIAAAIKQSAPDFIHIATEGPLGLLARRWCLANGMPFTTSYHTRFPEYLAARLPVPISWGHGFERWFHNAAIGTMVATPSLAAELAAMGIERTLAWTRGVDTDLFRPRGERLFGQAGPIFLYVGRVAVEKNVEAFLGLDLPGRKVVIGDGPARAALEAGYPHALFTGPLFGEDLARHMASADVFVFPSKTDTFGIVQLEAMASGLPVAAFPVTGPRDLVVHGVTGVLGEDLQAAALAALRLDPERAREHALGFGWQACARMFIDNILSANAAVGHAPVRASRGSWATKKPGSGEPGLEGL; encoded by the coding sequence ATGAGGCTACTCGTGGTCACGGACGCTTGGCGTCCCCAGGTCAACGGGGTCGTTCGTACCTACGAGCGGCTCGCCGTGGAACTTCCAGGTCTCGGTGTCGAGGCGGACTTCATCACGCCACAGCGCTATCGCACCGTGCCGATGCCGACCTACCCGGAGATTCGCCTGGCGCTCGCGACGCCCTGGTCGATCGCGGCGGCGATCAAGCAATCGGCTCCCGACTTCATCCATATCGCGACCGAGGGGCCGCTCGGGCTGCTGGCGCGTCGCTGGTGCCTTGCCAACGGGATGCCCTTCACGACGAGCTACCACACGCGCTTTCCAGAGTATCTGGCCGCGCGCTTGCCGGTCCCGATCTCGTGGGGGCATGGCTTCGAGCGCTGGTTCCACAACGCCGCTATCGGCACCATGGTGGCAACGCCCTCGCTCGCGGCCGAACTCGCGGCCATGGGGATCGAGCGTACGCTGGCGTGGACGCGCGGTGTCGATACGGACCTCTTCCGGCCGCGGGGCGAGCGGTTGTTCGGACAGGCGGGACCGATCTTCCTCTATGTCGGACGGGTCGCGGTCGAAAAGAACGTCGAGGCGTTTCTCGGGCTCGATTTGCCGGGGCGAAAGGTCGTGATCGGGGACGGTCCGGCCCGTGCGGCACTCGAGGCGGGCTATCCGCATGCGCTGTTTACCGGTCCGCTGTTCGGCGAGGACTTGGCGCGCCACATGGCATCGGCGGATGTCTTCGTTTTTCCGAGCAAAACCGATACGTTCGGCATCGTCCAACTGGAGGCGATGGCCTCGGGGCTGCCGGTTGCCGCCTTCCCGGTGACCGGGCCGCGCGATCTCGTGGTGCATGGGGTGACGGGCGTTCTCGGCGAGGATCTGCAAGCGGCGGCGTTGGCGGCGTTGCGGCTCGATCCAGAGCGGGCGCGCGAGCATGCGCTCGGCTTCGGCTGGCAGGCGTGTGCACGAATGTTCATCGACAACATCCTCAGCGCGAACGCGGCCGTTGGCCATGCGCCCGTTCGGGCCTCTCGAGGATCGTGGGCAACAAAAAAGCCTGGCTCGGGCGAGCCAGGCTTAGAGGGCTTATGA
- a CDS encoding dipeptide epimerase — MPDLETSIESWPIDGEFVISRGAKREAVVVVARVTGDGAVGVGECVPYARYGETPQGVVTALNAMAPVVAAGTTRAELLHRMPAGAARNALDCALIDHEAHVAGRPAHEILGLASAPRPVLSVYTISLGTPADMARRASEAQRYPILKLKLGGEGDIERMQAVRRAVPNARIVADANEAWRASDLQPNLTAAHDLGLELIEQPLPAGEDQALADIEHKVPICADESFHTIADVAVLAGRYDAINIKLDKTGGLTAALGIASEARAHGMKVMVGCMLATSLAMAPALLLAQEADWVDLDGPLLLARDRVPGLVYEGALVRPAPPGLWGLPA; from the coding sequence ATGCCCGATCTCGAGACATCCATCGAGAGCTGGCCGATCGACGGTGAGTTCGTCATTTCGCGCGGCGCCAAGCGCGAAGCGGTCGTGGTCGTCGCACGCGTGACTGGCGACGGGGCCGTCGGCGTCGGCGAATGCGTTCCCTACGCACGCTATGGCGAGACCCCCCAAGGCGTGGTCACGGCGCTGAATGCCATGGCCCCAGTGGTCGCGGCCGGTACGACACGGGCCGAATTGCTCCACCGAATGCCTGCTGGAGCCGCTCGCAACGCGCTCGATTGCGCTCTGATCGACCACGAGGCGCATGTCGCCGGCCGCCCAGCGCACGAGATCCTCGGGCTGGCATCGGCGCCGCGACCGGTCCTTTCGGTCTACACCATCAGCCTCGGCACACCCGCAGACATGGCCCGTCGCGCCAGCGAGGCGCAGCGCTATCCGATCCTCAAGCTGAAGCTCGGCGGAGAGGGCGATATCGAACGGATGCAGGCGGTCCGCCGTGCCGTGCCGAATGCCAGGATCGTCGCGGATGCCAACGAAGCCTGGAGGGCGAGCGATCTTCAGCCCAACCTCACCGCCGCCCACGACCTGGGCCTCGAGTTGATCGAGCAGCCGCTGCCGGCCGGCGAGGATCAGGCACTTGCCGATATCGAGCACAAGGTGCCGATCTGCGCCGATGAATCCTTCCACACCATCGCCGATGTCGCCGTTCTCGCCGGCCGCTACGACGCCATCAACATCAAGCTCGACAAGACCGGCGGACTCACCGCCGCCCTCGGCATTGCCAGCGAGGCGCGAGCGCACGGCATGAAGGTGATGGTCGGCTGCATGCTGGCAACATCGCTGGCCATGGCCCCAGCGCTCCTGCTCGCTCAGGAAGCCGATTGGGTCGACCTCGATGGCCCATTGCTTCTCGCCCGCGACCGGGTCCCAGGCCTCGTTTACGAAGGCGCCCTTGTCCGCCCCGCGCCGCCCGGCCTCTGGGGCCTGCCGGCCTGA
- a CDS encoding pyridoxal-phosphate dependent enzyme has translation MVDSLPGFNDVLDAAGRLAGHARATPVLRSHVLDEMVGAPVLVKAEVLQVIGAFKFRGAYNAACQVDRARFPGGVVACSSGNHAQGVAEAARRLGLAAAIVMPADAPAIKVRGVREAGATIVSYDRASEDREAITRELATSRKADLVHPFDDRRIICGQGTVGLELAREAASQGMELEHVLVPASGGGLVSGVAIAVHGLMPGAEVHSVEPAGFDRLARSLRSGRREVNERLSGSICDALMSSTCGELTFALAREHLSEGFAVSEDEVLAAMRFAFDRLKLVVEPGGAVGLAALLAGRVRPSGDGRAIGVVLSGGNVDPAMFARALA, from the coding sequence ATGGTGGATTCTTTGCCGGGCTTTAACGACGTCCTGGACGCCGCAGGGCGACTTGCCGGTCATGCTCGCGCGACTCCGGTGCTGCGATCGCATGTGCTGGACGAAATGGTCGGGGCGCCCGTGCTGGTCAAAGCCGAGGTGCTCCAGGTGATCGGCGCGTTCAAGTTCCGTGGGGCCTACAACGCGGCTTGTCAGGTGGATCGGGCGCGATTTCCGGGCGGGGTCGTGGCGTGCTCGTCTGGCAACCATGCGCAAGGCGTTGCCGAGGCGGCCCGCCGGCTCGGGCTCGCCGCGGCCATCGTGATGCCCGCCGATGCGCCGGCGATCAAGGTGCGGGGGGTCCGCGAGGCGGGCGCCACGATCGTCTCCTACGACCGCGCGAGCGAGGACCGCGAGGCGATCACGCGAGAGTTGGCGACGTCGCGAAAGGCCGATCTGGTGCACCCGTTCGACGACCGGCGGATCATCTGCGGGCAGGGCACCGTCGGTCTCGAGCTGGCCCGCGAGGCGGCGAGCCAGGGCATGGAACTCGAGCACGTCCTGGTGCCGGCGAGCGGTGGGGGCCTCGTCAGCGGGGTCGCGATCGCGGTGCACGGGCTGATGCCGGGGGCGGAGGTCCACAGCGTCGAGCCGGCGGGCTTCGATCGGCTGGCGCGCTCGCTGAGGTCGGGGCGGCGCGAGGTCAACGAGCGTTTGTCGGGCTCGATCTGCGATGCGCTGATGTCGTCGACATGCGGGGAACTGACCTTCGCGCTTGCTCGTGAGCACCTTTCCGAGGGATTTGCGGTGAGCGAGGACGAGGTGCTCGCGGCGATGCGGTTCGCGTTCGATCGCTTGAAGCTGGTGGTCGAGCCGGGCGGCGCCGTCGGGCTCGCTGCATTGCTCGCCGGTCGGGTGCGGCCGTCGGGGGATGGGCGGGCGATCGGTGTCGTTCTGTCTGGTGGCAATGTCGATCCGGCCATGTTCGCCAGGGCGCTCGCTTGA
- a CDS encoding 2Fe-2S iron-sulfur cluster binding domain-containing protein, with protein MVQITFVQHDGKEFTVDAAPGMTVMEAAIKNDVPGIAAECGGACACATCHVYVDEAWRAATGKAEEMEEDMLDFAFEVKESSRLSCQIKVTEALDGLRVTVPEKQF; from the coding sequence ATGGTGCAGATCACCTTCGTTCAACACGATGGCAAAGAGTTCACCGTCGATGCCGCACCGGGCATGACGGTGATGGAGGCGGCCATCAAGAACGATGTGCCGGGCATCGCGGCCGAATGCGGCGGCGCGTGTGCATGCGCGACGTGCCACGTCTATGTCGACGAGGCTTGGCGGGCGGCCACGGGCAAGGCCGAGGAGATGGAAGAGGATATGCTCGACTTCGCCTTCGAGGTGAAGGAGTCGAGCAGGCTGAGCTGTCAGATCAAGGTGACCGAGGCCCTCGACGGTTTGCGCGTGACGGTGCCCGAGAAGCAATTCTGA
- a CDS encoding UDP-2,3-diacylglucosamine diphosphatase, whose amino-acid sequence MFISDIHLGTKNCRAEELLGFLRTVEAETIFLVGDVVDFWQIRRQPYWPQTHNDVVQVLLKRARNGTNIIFIPGNHDDDLRAYCGQHFGGIELKLSDLHETADGRRFLVMHGDEFDVVVHHAEWLAKLGDTAYVFALWLNTRLNWVRRHLGLGYWSLSAFLKQKVKQAVAFIGRFEKALVAEAARAEADGVICGHIHHAAMRQMGDILYVNTGDWVESCTAVCESHDGTLEVMRWFDMAERGNVQTLAPKRVGEAA is encoded by the coding sequence CTGTTCATCTCCGATATTCATCTCGGCACCAAGAACTGCCGGGCCGAGGAGCTGCTCGGCTTCCTGCGTACGGTCGAGGCGGAGACGATCTTCCTCGTCGGCGATGTCGTCGATTTCTGGCAGATCCGGCGCCAACCCTATTGGCCACAGACACACAACGACGTCGTGCAGGTCCTGCTGAAGCGGGCGCGCAACGGCACGAACATCATCTTCATTCCCGGCAATCACGACGACGACTTGCGGGCCTATTGCGGCCAGCACTTCGGCGGGATCGAGCTGAAACTCAGCGACCTCCACGAGACGGCGGACGGGCGGCGCTTCCTGGTGATGCACGGCGACGAGTTCGACGTCGTCGTCCACCATGCCGAGTGGCTCGCCAAGCTGGGAGACACGGCCTATGTCTTTGCACTTTGGCTCAACACCCGGCTCAACTGGGTGCGGCGGCACCTCGGGCTCGGTTACTGGTCGCTCTCGGCGTTCCTGAAGCAGAAGGTCAAGCAGGCGGTCGCATTCATCGGGCGTTTCGAAAAGGCGCTGGTGGCGGAGGCGGCGCGGGCCGAGGCGGACGGGGTCATTTGTGGGCACATCCACCACGCCGCCATGCGGCAGATGGGCGACATCCTCTACGTCAACACGGGCGACTGGGTGGAGAGTTGCACGGCGGTGTGCGAGAGCCATGACGGAACCCTCGAAGTGATGCGCTGGTTCGACATGGCCGAGCGCGGCAATGTGCAGACACTGGCGCCCAAACGCGTCGGCGAGGCGGCTTAG